The genomic window CTGCTCGCGATCGGCGTCGCGTTTTTCCTCGAGTTCATCGACGACTCGCTCAAAAGCACCGAAGAGGTGGAGCGGTTCGTGAAGCGTCCGATCTACGGCATGATCCCGCGCATTCCGGACAAGCGAGCGCTGGAAGGCGGTGAACCTTCCCCGGCGTCGGCCAACCTCGTCACGCACCACAGCCCCAGGTCGCCGATCTCCGAGGCGTTCCGCACGCTGCGCACGAACATCCACTTCGCGAATCCCGACGTGCCGATCCGCGAGCTGCTCATCACGTCGGCCGGGCCGTCCGAAGGCAAGAGCACGATCGTCTCGAACCTGGCGCTCACGATCGCCAATACGGGCAAGAAGACGATCCTCATCGACTGCGACCTGCGCAAACCCAACGTGCACAACTTCTTCGATCTTTCGCGCGACCCCGGCGTCACGACCATCCTGTCGGGCGAGGCCGACTGGCGCGACATCGTCCATCCCACGCAGACCGAGAACCTCTTCGTCCTGCCCTCGGGACCGATTCCGCCGAATCCGACCGAGATGCTCAGCTCGCACGCCATGCGGGAAATGATGGAGACCTTCCGGCGCGAGTTCGACATGATCCTGCTCGACTCGCCGCCGGTCGTGGCCGTGACCGACGCCGCGATCCTGTCGAGCTTCGTGCACTCCACGCTGCTCGTGGTGGAGCTGGGGCGCAGTCGCGGCGCGGGGGTCAACCGGGCGATCGACCTGCTCGAAAAGGTGAACGCCAACCTTCTGGGCGTCATCACCAACAGCATCTCGTCGGGATATCGCTACGATTACGGCGGGTATCACTACTATTACTACTACGCCGACGGCGAGAAGAAAAAACGACGCAAACGCCGGGGCGGACGGTACGGATACTACTGACGCGCCGCGCGTTTTGAGCGGCCAAGCCGCGCGAATTTTCGAGCCGCGGCGAGCCCGCTGTCGACGCCCGATTTCAGCGGAAAACCCAGTGTTTTCAAGGCTCTCGGCCGCCTTGCTTTTGCGAGGGTGCTGACCCATAATGCGCCGCCCCGAGCGGGGTGGTGGGGTCCTTTTTTCTCGTTCTGATCGCGTCACCGAGGTCGCCATGCTGGCATTTTTGCGGCGAAACGCCGGGTCCCGGCTCATCAAATTTCTCCTGGGCGCCATCGCCCTGTCGTTCCTGATCGGCTTCGGCGCGATGTCGTACGTCAGCCGTGCGAACCGCGCGTCAGATGGCGCGCGTCACGCCGACAGCGTGGCCACGGTCGGTGATCGGCCGATCAGCCGCGAGGTGTTTTTGCGCCGTCTCGAGGACCTCAAGAAGACCTACACCAGCCAGGGTCTGCCGTCCGACTCCGAGATTTTCAACAGCCCGTTTTTCCTGCGTTCCGTCCTGGGGCAACTCGTCGATCAGACGTTGCTGCAACTGTCGGCGACCGATCTGGGCCTCGCGGTCACGGAGCAGGAGATCGCCGACTACATCCGCCTGTCGGGCGGATTCGTCGAGAATGGGCAATTCAGCAAGGACCGACTGCTCAATTACCTGCGGCGTTCGGGCATGTCGCTCGAAGATTTCGAGTCGGCGATCCGCTATGAACTGCTGGGCGACAAGGTCTCGAACCTGCTGCGCGCCTCGGTGGTGGTAACCGACGAAGAGGCGTGGCAGGAATTCCGTCGCGACCGCGAGAAACGCTCGCTGCGCGTGGTCAAGGTCGAGGCGTCGAAGCTGGATTTCGATCCGGCGTCCATCGCCGACGACGAGCTGAAGGCCGCGTACGACGCCGACGCCGAGGCGTGGCGCGAGCCCGAGCAGCGTCGCCTCACCTACTTCTCCATCGACTTCAAGCCGTTCATGGAAGACGTCGAGGTGACGGACACCGATCTGCGCGCGAAGTACGACGCCGACCCGAAGAAGTATTCGGCCAAGGAGCAGGTGCGTTACAGCCGCATTCGCGTGGCGTTCCCCGAGAGTGCGACCGAGGCGCAAAAGGCCGAGGCCCGCAAGAAAGCCGACGAGGCCCGCGCCGCGGCCGCCGCGCCGGGCGCCGACTTCGCGCAGGTTGTCGCGCAGGTGAGCGATGACATCGCGAGCCGCGCGCAGGGCGGCGACATGGGTTTCGCCGAACGCACCGCG from Deltaproteobacteria bacterium includes these protein-coding regions:
- a CDS encoding peptidyl-prolyl cis-trans isomerase encodes the protein MLAFLRRNAGSRLIKFLLGAIALSFLIGFGAMSYVSRANRASDGARHADSVATVGDRPISREVFLRRLEDLKKTYTSQGLPSDSEIFNSPFFLRSVLGQLVDQTLLQLSATDLGLAVTEQEIADYIRLSGGFVENGQFSKDRLLNYLRRSGMSLEDFESAIRYELLGDKVSNLLRASVVVTDEEAWQEFRRDREKRSLRVVKVEASKLDFDPASIADDELKAAYDADAEAWREPEQRRLTYFSIDFKPFMEDVEVTDTDLRAKYDADPKKYSAKEQVRYSRIRVAFPESATEAQKAEARKKADEARAAAAAPGADFAQVVAQVSDDIASRAQGGDMGFAERTATPRELVTVAFGLTDGAVSEVIKTNDAFEIVKRTEAREPGPKPFDEAKDQIRFELELAQAKAKQKEAIEKAYAQITPGTDIRDFASKNEYEVGSTPLFAADAGIPGMEKGPQIAKLAFEMSKEEISKPFEGFSKWYIFQLAEIREARLPSFDEAKDRVRVKLAEKKRQEMAAAKANDALAHVKSSAKTLDAVAAELGATVVDTGEFAMSSRSVPQLGFVQGFAEAAFAVPDGQEFPAQPFAFSDGAIVFQVTGRAAAARADFEAQKDDVKQAALQAKQAEFLGAWVAQYREKYPVVENQAFWGRIAQNEKSGAPAN